From a region of the Sander lucioperca isolate FBNREF2018 chromosome 8, SLUC_FBN_1.2, whole genome shotgun sequence genome:
- the ift88 gene encoding intraflagellar transport protein 88 homolog isoform X7 translates to MENVHLAGEEEDLYSGYNDYNPTFDSEELENDVGFQQAVRTSHGRRPPMTAKFPGTAIGARPLASSFGARIPLASSMGRPMTGAVQDGAARPMTAVRAAGYTSSLTRGSTFDPLGQSKGPAPSLEAKNEDTPEEKIKILEKKVNDLIEESCMAQSIGALQLALEKAKEAGRKERALVRQREQSGNADHINLDLTYSVLLNLANQYANNEMYPEALNSYQVIVKNKMFSNAGRLKVNMANIYVKQKNYPKAIKFYRMALDQISNAHKEMRIKIMQNIGVVFVRMGQYSDAITSFEHIMSESPNIKTGFNLILCYYAIGDRERMKKAFQKLISVPLGIDDEDKYIPSNDDTDSSMVIEAIKNDKLHQMERDLKVLAEKYIMTAAKLIAPAIETSFATGFDWCVDMVKNSQYVELANDLEINKAITYLRQKDFNQVEAVETLKTFEKKDSRVKSAAATNLSFLYFLEKDYDQADRYADLAMTADRYNPAALINKGNTVFVKQDYEKAAEFYKEALRNDSSCTEALYNLGLTYKKLNRLEEALDCFLKLHAILRNSAQVMYQLANLYELLEDPQQAIEWLIQVLSVTHTDPQALAKLGELYDGEGDKSQAFQYYYESFRYFPSNIDVIEWLGAYYIETQFCEKAIQYFERATLIQPTQVKWQLMVASCYRRSGNYQKALETYKDIHRKFPENVECLRFLVRLCTDMGLKEVQDYATKLKKAEKMKEIKEQRVKSGREGSARGRRESREGSAGSAEMDVKADSGHSSNSTKGERLSAKMRSLPGSNEPYEASSPKEIDASYVDPLGPQMERPKTGAKRRVEDDDFADEELGDDLLPE, encoded by the exons ATGGAAAATGTGCATTTGgctggggaggaggaggatctTTATTCGGGTTACAACGATTATAATCCAACGTTTGACTCCGAG GAGTTGGAAAACGATGTGGGCTTCCAGCAAGCAGTGAGGACAAGTCATGGAAGAAGACCTCCG ATGACTGCCAAATTTCCTGGCACTGCCATTGGCGCTCGACCTTTAGCTTCTTCCTTTGGA GCTCGGATCCCTCTGGCCTCTTCAATGGGCAGACCCATGACTGGAGCTGTGCAG GATGGAGCAGCCCGACCAATGACTGCTGTGAGAGCAGCAGGTTACACTTCCTCCCTGACACGTG GCTCGACCTTTGACCCTCTGGGCCAGTCCAAAGGCCCTGCACCTTCACTTGAAGCAAAGAATGAGGACAC ACCTGAGGAGAAGATTAAGAttctggagaaaaaagtgaATGACCTGATAGAAGAGAGCTGCATGGCACAGAGCATTGGAGCCTTACAACTG GCCCTTGAAAAGGCCAAAGAGgcagggaggaaggagagagcaCTGGTGAGACAGAGGGAACAATCTGGCAATGCGGACCACATCAATTTAGACCTCACCTACTCT GTTTTGCTCAACCTTGCCAACCAGTATGCGAACAATGAAATGTACCCAGAGGCCCTAAACAGCTACCAGGTCATTGTTAAGAACAAGATGTTCAGTAACGCAG GCCGCCTAAAAGTCAACATGGCCAACATCTACGTCAAACAGAAGAACTATCCTAAAGCCATCAAGTTCTACCGAATGGCACTGGATCAGATCTCCAACGCTCACAAGGAAATGAGGATCAAGATCATGCAGAACATCGGCGTGGTCTTTGTTCGCATGGGCCAATACTCAGACGCCATAACATCTTTCGAGCACATCATGAGTGAGAGTCCCAATATCAAGACCGGCTTCAACCTCATCCTGTGCTACTATGCCATCGGTGACAGGGAGAGGATGAAAAAGGCCTTTCAGAAGCTCATCTCTGTTCCTCTGGGCATCGATGATGAAGACAAGTACATCCCATCTAAT GATGACACAGACTCAAGTATGGTCATCGAGGCCATTAAGAACGACAAACTTCACCAGATGGAAAGAGATCT AAAAGTCCTGGCTGAGAAGTACATCATGACCGCTGCCAAACTCATTGCTCCGGCCATTGAGACATCTTTTGCTACTGGATTTGACTG GTGTGTGGACATGGTGAAGAATTCTCAGTATGTTGAGCTTGCCAACGATCTAGAGATAAACAAAGCTATCACCTACCTCCGACAGAAGGACTTCAACCAG GTTGAG GCAGTGGAGACTCTAAAGACATTTGAGAAGAAGGACAGCAGAGTGAAGAGTGCTGCTGCCACCAACCTCTCCTTCCTCTACTTCCTG GAGAAGGACTATGACCAGGCTGACCGATACGCAGACCTTGCCATGACCGCTGACCGCTACAACCCGGCAGCACTTATCAACAAAGGCAACACTGTGTTCGTCAAGCAAGACTATGAAAAGGCTGCAGAGTTCTACAAAGAAGCACTGAGGAATGATTCCTCCTGCACTGAGGCCCTCTACAACCTGG GTCTAACTTATAAGAAACTGAATCGTCTCGAGGAGGCTCTGGACTGCTTCCTGAAGCTCCATGCCATTCTACGGAACAGTGCCCAAGTCATGTACCAGCTGGCCAATCT ATATGAGCTTCTGGAAGATCCCCAACAGGCAATCGAGTGGTTGATACAGGTCTTGAGTGTAACTCACACCGACCCCCAGGCACTGGCCAAACTGGGGGAGCTCTATGATGGCGAGGGGGACAAATCCCAGGCTTTCCAGTACTACTACGAG TCCTTCAGGTACTTCCCCTCCAACATCGATGTGATCGAGTGGCTTGGGGCTTACTACATCGAGACACAGTTCTGTGAGAAAGCCATTCAGTACTTTGAAAGAGCCACACTCATACA ACCAACCCAGGTGAAGTGGCAGTTAATGGTGGCAAGCTGCTACAGAAGAAGTG GAAACTACCAGAAGGCTCTGGAAACGTATAAAGACATTCACCGCAAGTTTCCAGAAAATGTGGAAT GCCTGCGTTTCTTGGTGAGGCTGTGTACGGACATGGGTTTAAAGGAAGTCCAAGATTACGCCACCAAGCTGAAGAAAGCAGAGAAGATGAAGGAGATCAAAGAACAG AGGGTGAAGTCGGGGCGGGAGGGCAGTGCCAGAGGTCGGAGAGAAAGCCGAGAGGGCAGCGCCGGGAGTGCTG AGATGGATGTTAAAGCAG
- the ift88 gene encoding intraflagellar transport protein 88 homolog isoform X9: MENVHLAGEEEDLYSGYNDYNPTFDSEELENDVGFQQAVRTSHGRRPPMTAKFPGTAIGARPLASSFGARIPLASSMGRPMTGAVQDGAARPMTAVRAAGYTSSLTRGSTFDPLGQSKGPAPSLEAKNEDTPEEKIKILEKKVNDLIEESCMAQSIGALQLALEKAKEAGRKERALVRQREQSGNADHINLDLTYSVLLNLANQYANNEMYPEALNSYQVIVKNKMFSNAGRLKVNMANIYVKQKNYPKAIKFYRMALDQISNAHKEMRIKIMQNIGVVFVRMGQYSDAITSFEHIMSESPNIKTGFNLILCYYAIGDRERMKKAFQKLISVPLGIDDEDKYIPSNDDTDSSMVIEAIKNDKLHQMERDLKVLAEKYIMTAAKLIAPAIETSFATGFDWCVDMVKNSQYVELANDLEINKAITYLRQKDFNQAVETLKTFEKKDSRVKSAAATNLSFLYFLEKDYDQADRYADLAMTADRYNPAALINKGNTVFVKQDYEKAAEFYKEALRNDSSCTEALYNLGLTYKKLNRLEEALDCFLKLHAILRNSAQVMYQLANLYELLEDPQQAIEWLIQVLSVTHTDPQALAKLGELYDGEGDKSQAFQYYYESFRYFPSNIDVIEWLGAYYIETQFCEKAIQYFERATLIQPTQVKWQLMVASCYRRSGNYQKALETYKDIHRKFPENVECLRFLVRLCTDMGLKEVQDYATKLKKAEKMKEIKEQRVKSGREGSARGRRESREGSAGSAEMDVKAVSQSESKQLSPLLDSGRDSGHSSNSTKGERLSAKMRSLPGSNEPYEASSPKEIDASYVDPLGPQMERPKTGAKRRVEDDDFADEELGDDLLPE; encoded by the exons ATGGAAAATGTGCATTTGgctggggaggaggaggatctTTATTCGGGTTACAACGATTATAATCCAACGTTTGACTCCGAG GAGTTGGAAAACGATGTGGGCTTCCAGCAAGCAGTGAGGACAAGTCATGGAAGAAGACCTCCG ATGACTGCCAAATTTCCTGGCACTGCCATTGGCGCTCGACCTTTAGCTTCTTCCTTTGGA GCTCGGATCCCTCTGGCCTCTTCAATGGGCAGACCCATGACTGGAGCTGTGCAG GATGGAGCAGCCCGACCAATGACTGCTGTGAGAGCAGCAGGTTACACTTCCTCCCTGACACGTG GCTCGACCTTTGACCCTCTGGGCCAGTCCAAAGGCCCTGCACCTTCACTTGAAGCAAAGAATGAGGACAC ACCTGAGGAGAAGATTAAGAttctggagaaaaaagtgaATGACCTGATAGAAGAGAGCTGCATGGCACAGAGCATTGGAGCCTTACAACTG GCCCTTGAAAAGGCCAAAGAGgcagggaggaaggagagagcaCTGGTGAGACAGAGGGAACAATCTGGCAATGCGGACCACATCAATTTAGACCTCACCTACTCT GTTTTGCTCAACCTTGCCAACCAGTATGCGAACAATGAAATGTACCCAGAGGCCCTAAACAGCTACCAGGTCATTGTTAAGAACAAGATGTTCAGTAACGCAG GCCGCCTAAAAGTCAACATGGCCAACATCTACGTCAAACAGAAGAACTATCCTAAAGCCATCAAGTTCTACCGAATGGCACTGGATCAGATCTCCAACGCTCACAAGGAAATGAGGATCAAGATCATGCAGAACATCGGCGTGGTCTTTGTTCGCATGGGCCAATACTCAGACGCCATAACATCTTTCGAGCACATCATGAGTGAGAGTCCCAATATCAAGACCGGCTTCAACCTCATCCTGTGCTACTATGCCATCGGTGACAGGGAGAGGATGAAAAAGGCCTTTCAGAAGCTCATCTCTGTTCCTCTGGGCATCGATGATGAAGACAAGTACATCCCATCTAAT GATGACACAGACTCAAGTATGGTCATCGAGGCCATTAAGAACGACAAACTTCACCAGATGGAAAGAGATCT AAAAGTCCTGGCTGAGAAGTACATCATGACCGCTGCCAAACTCATTGCTCCGGCCATTGAGACATCTTTTGCTACTGGATTTGACTG GTGTGTGGACATGGTGAAGAATTCTCAGTATGTTGAGCTTGCCAACGATCTAGAGATAAACAAAGCTATCACCTACCTCCGACAGAAGGACTTCAACCAG GCAGTGGAGACTCTAAAGACATTTGAGAAGAAGGACAGCAGAGTGAAGAGTGCTGCTGCCACCAACCTCTCCTTCCTCTACTTCCTG GAGAAGGACTATGACCAGGCTGACCGATACGCAGACCTTGCCATGACCGCTGACCGCTACAACCCGGCAGCACTTATCAACAAAGGCAACACTGTGTTCGTCAAGCAAGACTATGAAAAGGCTGCAGAGTTCTACAAAGAAGCACTGAGGAATGATTCCTCCTGCACTGAGGCCCTCTACAACCTGG GTCTAACTTATAAGAAACTGAATCGTCTCGAGGAGGCTCTGGACTGCTTCCTGAAGCTCCATGCCATTCTACGGAACAGTGCCCAAGTCATGTACCAGCTGGCCAATCT ATATGAGCTTCTGGAAGATCCCCAACAGGCAATCGAGTGGTTGATACAGGTCTTGAGTGTAACTCACACCGACCCCCAGGCACTGGCCAAACTGGGGGAGCTCTATGATGGCGAGGGGGACAAATCCCAGGCTTTCCAGTACTACTACGAG TCCTTCAGGTACTTCCCCTCCAACATCGATGTGATCGAGTGGCTTGGGGCTTACTACATCGAGACACAGTTCTGTGAGAAAGCCATTCAGTACTTTGAAAGAGCCACACTCATACA ACCAACCCAGGTGAAGTGGCAGTTAATGGTGGCAAGCTGCTACAGAAGAAGTG GAAACTACCAGAAGGCTCTGGAAACGTATAAAGACATTCACCGCAAGTTTCCAGAAAATGTGGAAT GCCTGCGTTTCTTGGTGAGGCTGTGTACGGACATGGGTTTAAAGGAAGTCCAAGATTACGCCACCAAGCTGAAGAAAGCAGAGAAGATGAAGGAGATCAAAGAACAG AGGGTGAAGTCGGGGCGGGAGGGCAGTGCCAGAGGTCGGAGAGAAAGCCGAGAGGGCAGCGCCGGGAGTGCTG AGATGGATGTTAAAGCAG TATCTCAATCTGAGTCTAAACAACTCAGTCCACTGTTGGACTCAGGGAGAG
- the ift88 gene encoding intraflagellar transport protein 88 homolog isoform X8: MENVHLAGEEEDLYSGYNDYNPTFDSEELENDVGFQQAVRTSHGRRPPMTAKFPGTAIGARPLASSFGARIPLASSMGRPMTGAVQDGAARPMTAVRAAGYTSSLTRGSTFDPLGQSKGPAPSLEAKNEDTPEEKIKILEKKVNDLIEESCMAQSIGALQLALEKAKEAGRKERALVRQREQSGNADHINLDLTYSVLLNLANQYANNEMYPEALNSYQVIVKNKMFSNAGRLKVNMANIYVKQKNYPKAIKFYRMALDQISNAHKEMRIKIMQNIGVVFVRMGQYSDAITSFEHIMSESPNIKTGFNLILCYYAIGDRERMKKAFQKLISVPLGIDDEDKYIPSNDDTDSSMVIEAIKNDKLHQMERDLKVLAEKYIMTAAKLIAPAIETSFATGFDWCVDMVKNSQYVELANDLEINKAITYLRQKDFNQVEAVETLKTFEKKDSRVKSAAATNLSFLYFLEKDYDQADRYADLAMTADRYNPAALINKGNTVFVKQDYEKAAEFYKEALRNDSSCTEALYNLGLTYKKLNRLEEALDCFLKLHAILRNSAQVMYQLANLYELLEDPQQAIEWLIQVLSVTHTDPQALAKLGELYDGEGDKSQAFQYYYESFRYFPSNIDVIEWLGAYYIETQFCEKAIQYFERATLIQPTQVKWQLMVASCYRRSGNYQKALETYKDIHRKFPENVECLRFLVRLCTDMGLKEVQDYATKLKKAEKMKEIKEQRVKSGREGSARGRRESREGSAGSADSGHSSNSTKGERLSAKMRSLPGSNEPYEASSPKEIDASYVDPLGPQMERPKTGAKRRVEDDDFADEELGDDLLPE; encoded by the exons ATGGAAAATGTGCATTTGgctggggaggaggaggatctTTATTCGGGTTACAACGATTATAATCCAACGTTTGACTCCGAG GAGTTGGAAAACGATGTGGGCTTCCAGCAAGCAGTGAGGACAAGTCATGGAAGAAGACCTCCG ATGACTGCCAAATTTCCTGGCACTGCCATTGGCGCTCGACCTTTAGCTTCTTCCTTTGGA GCTCGGATCCCTCTGGCCTCTTCAATGGGCAGACCCATGACTGGAGCTGTGCAG GATGGAGCAGCCCGACCAATGACTGCTGTGAGAGCAGCAGGTTACACTTCCTCCCTGACACGTG GCTCGACCTTTGACCCTCTGGGCCAGTCCAAAGGCCCTGCACCTTCACTTGAAGCAAAGAATGAGGACAC ACCTGAGGAGAAGATTAAGAttctggagaaaaaagtgaATGACCTGATAGAAGAGAGCTGCATGGCACAGAGCATTGGAGCCTTACAACTG GCCCTTGAAAAGGCCAAAGAGgcagggaggaaggagagagcaCTGGTGAGACAGAGGGAACAATCTGGCAATGCGGACCACATCAATTTAGACCTCACCTACTCT GTTTTGCTCAACCTTGCCAACCAGTATGCGAACAATGAAATGTACCCAGAGGCCCTAAACAGCTACCAGGTCATTGTTAAGAACAAGATGTTCAGTAACGCAG GCCGCCTAAAAGTCAACATGGCCAACATCTACGTCAAACAGAAGAACTATCCTAAAGCCATCAAGTTCTACCGAATGGCACTGGATCAGATCTCCAACGCTCACAAGGAAATGAGGATCAAGATCATGCAGAACATCGGCGTGGTCTTTGTTCGCATGGGCCAATACTCAGACGCCATAACATCTTTCGAGCACATCATGAGTGAGAGTCCCAATATCAAGACCGGCTTCAACCTCATCCTGTGCTACTATGCCATCGGTGACAGGGAGAGGATGAAAAAGGCCTTTCAGAAGCTCATCTCTGTTCCTCTGGGCATCGATGATGAAGACAAGTACATCCCATCTAAT GATGACACAGACTCAAGTATGGTCATCGAGGCCATTAAGAACGACAAACTTCACCAGATGGAAAGAGATCT AAAAGTCCTGGCTGAGAAGTACATCATGACCGCTGCCAAACTCATTGCTCCGGCCATTGAGACATCTTTTGCTACTGGATTTGACTG GTGTGTGGACATGGTGAAGAATTCTCAGTATGTTGAGCTTGCCAACGATCTAGAGATAAACAAAGCTATCACCTACCTCCGACAGAAGGACTTCAACCAG GTTGAG GCAGTGGAGACTCTAAAGACATTTGAGAAGAAGGACAGCAGAGTGAAGAGTGCTGCTGCCACCAACCTCTCCTTCCTCTACTTCCTG GAGAAGGACTATGACCAGGCTGACCGATACGCAGACCTTGCCATGACCGCTGACCGCTACAACCCGGCAGCACTTATCAACAAAGGCAACACTGTGTTCGTCAAGCAAGACTATGAAAAGGCTGCAGAGTTCTACAAAGAAGCACTGAGGAATGATTCCTCCTGCACTGAGGCCCTCTACAACCTGG GTCTAACTTATAAGAAACTGAATCGTCTCGAGGAGGCTCTGGACTGCTTCCTGAAGCTCCATGCCATTCTACGGAACAGTGCCCAAGTCATGTACCAGCTGGCCAATCT ATATGAGCTTCTGGAAGATCCCCAACAGGCAATCGAGTGGTTGATACAGGTCTTGAGTGTAACTCACACCGACCCCCAGGCACTGGCCAAACTGGGGGAGCTCTATGATGGCGAGGGGGACAAATCCCAGGCTTTCCAGTACTACTACGAG TCCTTCAGGTACTTCCCCTCCAACATCGATGTGATCGAGTGGCTTGGGGCTTACTACATCGAGACACAGTTCTGTGAGAAAGCCATTCAGTACTTTGAAAGAGCCACACTCATACA ACCAACCCAGGTGAAGTGGCAGTTAATGGTGGCAAGCTGCTACAGAAGAAGTG GAAACTACCAGAAGGCTCTGGAAACGTATAAAGACATTCACCGCAAGTTTCCAGAAAATGTGGAAT GCCTGCGTTTCTTGGTGAGGCTGTGTACGGACATGGGTTTAAAGGAAGTCCAAGATTACGCCACCAAGCTGAAGAAAGCAGAGAAGATGAAGGAGATCAAAGAACAG AGGGTGAAGTCGGGGCGGGAGGGCAGTGCCAGAGGTCGGAGAGAAAGCCGAGAGGGCAGCGCCGGGAGTGCTG
- the ift88 gene encoding intraflagellar transport protein 88 homolog isoform X10, which produces MENVHLAGEEEDLYSGYNDYNPTFDSEELENDVGFQQAVRTSHGRRPPMTAKFPGTAIGARPLASSFGARIPLASSMGRPMTGAVQDGAARPMTAVRAAGYTSSLTRGSTFDPLGQSKGPAPSLEAKNEDTPEEKIKILEKKVNDLIEESCMAQSIGALQLALEKAKEAGRKERALVRQREQSGNADHINLDLTYSVLLNLANQYANNEMYPEALNSYQVIVKNKMFSNAGRLKVNMANIYVKQKNYPKAIKFYRMALDQISNAHKEMRIKIMQNIGVVFVRMGQYSDAITSFEHIMSESPNIKTGFNLILCYYAIGDRERMKKAFQKLISVPLGIDDEDKYIPSNDDTDSSMVIEAIKNDKLHQMERDLKVLAEKYIMTAAKLIAPAIETSFATGFDWCVDMVKNSQYVELANDLEINKAITYLRQKDFNQAVETLKTFEKKDSRVKSAAATNLSFLYFLEKDYDQADRYADLAMTADRYNPAALINKGNTVFVKQDYEKAAEFYKEALRNDSSCTEALYNLGLTYKKLNRLEEALDCFLKLHAILRNSAQVMYQLANLYELLEDPQQAIEWLIQVLSVTHTDPQALAKLGELYDGEGDKSQAFQYYYESFRYFPSNIDVIEWLGAYYIETQFCEKAIQYFERATLIQPTQVKWQLMVASCYRRSGNYQKALETYKDIHRKFPENVECLRFLVRLCTDMGLKEVQDYATKLKKAEKMKEIKEQRVKSGREGSARGRRESREGSAGSADSGHSSNSTKGERLSAKMRSLPGSNEPYEASSPKEIDASYVDPLGPQMERPKTGAKRRVEDDDFADEELGDDLLPE; this is translated from the exons ATGGAAAATGTGCATTTGgctggggaggaggaggatctTTATTCGGGTTACAACGATTATAATCCAACGTTTGACTCCGAG GAGTTGGAAAACGATGTGGGCTTCCAGCAAGCAGTGAGGACAAGTCATGGAAGAAGACCTCCG ATGACTGCCAAATTTCCTGGCACTGCCATTGGCGCTCGACCTTTAGCTTCTTCCTTTGGA GCTCGGATCCCTCTGGCCTCTTCAATGGGCAGACCCATGACTGGAGCTGTGCAG GATGGAGCAGCCCGACCAATGACTGCTGTGAGAGCAGCAGGTTACACTTCCTCCCTGACACGTG GCTCGACCTTTGACCCTCTGGGCCAGTCCAAAGGCCCTGCACCTTCACTTGAAGCAAAGAATGAGGACAC ACCTGAGGAGAAGATTAAGAttctggagaaaaaagtgaATGACCTGATAGAAGAGAGCTGCATGGCACAGAGCATTGGAGCCTTACAACTG GCCCTTGAAAAGGCCAAAGAGgcagggaggaaggagagagcaCTGGTGAGACAGAGGGAACAATCTGGCAATGCGGACCACATCAATTTAGACCTCACCTACTCT GTTTTGCTCAACCTTGCCAACCAGTATGCGAACAATGAAATGTACCCAGAGGCCCTAAACAGCTACCAGGTCATTGTTAAGAACAAGATGTTCAGTAACGCAG GCCGCCTAAAAGTCAACATGGCCAACATCTACGTCAAACAGAAGAACTATCCTAAAGCCATCAAGTTCTACCGAATGGCACTGGATCAGATCTCCAACGCTCACAAGGAAATGAGGATCAAGATCATGCAGAACATCGGCGTGGTCTTTGTTCGCATGGGCCAATACTCAGACGCCATAACATCTTTCGAGCACATCATGAGTGAGAGTCCCAATATCAAGACCGGCTTCAACCTCATCCTGTGCTACTATGCCATCGGTGACAGGGAGAGGATGAAAAAGGCCTTTCAGAAGCTCATCTCTGTTCCTCTGGGCATCGATGATGAAGACAAGTACATCCCATCTAAT GATGACACAGACTCAAGTATGGTCATCGAGGCCATTAAGAACGACAAACTTCACCAGATGGAAAGAGATCT AAAAGTCCTGGCTGAGAAGTACATCATGACCGCTGCCAAACTCATTGCTCCGGCCATTGAGACATCTTTTGCTACTGGATTTGACTG GTGTGTGGACATGGTGAAGAATTCTCAGTATGTTGAGCTTGCCAACGATCTAGAGATAAACAAAGCTATCACCTACCTCCGACAGAAGGACTTCAACCAG GCAGTGGAGACTCTAAAGACATTTGAGAAGAAGGACAGCAGAGTGAAGAGTGCTGCTGCCACCAACCTCTCCTTCCTCTACTTCCTG GAGAAGGACTATGACCAGGCTGACCGATACGCAGACCTTGCCATGACCGCTGACCGCTACAACCCGGCAGCACTTATCAACAAAGGCAACACTGTGTTCGTCAAGCAAGACTATGAAAAGGCTGCAGAGTTCTACAAAGAAGCACTGAGGAATGATTCCTCCTGCACTGAGGCCCTCTACAACCTGG GTCTAACTTATAAGAAACTGAATCGTCTCGAGGAGGCTCTGGACTGCTTCCTGAAGCTCCATGCCATTCTACGGAACAGTGCCCAAGTCATGTACCAGCTGGCCAATCT ATATGAGCTTCTGGAAGATCCCCAACAGGCAATCGAGTGGTTGATACAGGTCTTGAGTGTAACTCACACCGACCCCCAGGCACTGGCCAAACTGGGGGAGCTCTATGATGGCGAGGGGGACAAATCCCAGGCTTTCCAGTACTACTACGAG TCCTTCAGGTACTTCCCCTCCAACATCGATGTGATCGAGTGGCTTGGGGCTTACTACATCGAGACACAGTTCTGTGAGAAAGCCATTCAGTACTTTGAAAGAGCCACACTCATACA ACCAACCCAGGTGAAGTGGCAGTTAATGGTGGCAAGCTGCTACAGAAGAAGTG GAAACTACCAGAAGGCTCTGGAAACGTATAAAGACATTCACCGCAAGTTTCCAGAAAATGTGGAAT GCCTGCGTTTCTTGGTGAGGCTGTGTACGGACATGGGTTTAAAGGAAGTCCAAGATTACGCCACCAAGCTGAAGAAAGCAGAGAAGATGAAGGAGATCAAAGAACAG AGGGTGAAGTCGGGGCGGGAGGGCAGTGCCAGAGGTCGGAGAGAAAGCCGAGAGGGCAGCGCCGGGAGTGCTG